The genomic region gattaatatttgaaaacatgGATTTGAGTTTGTATGATTAGGCATTACATGTTTTTAACAACAATTTTACACTTATGCACTGTGAGCTTTCCTTCTTATGTGAATTTACTGAACATTCAAATTAATTACACTCTGACACATTTGTATACTCAGAAGTAATCATTTACTTGTACTTGATGGACTTGATTAGCTTAAAGTTTGCGAAACATCTCAGTAGAATCCCTCCTTTCTGAATGTAAATATCCATTTAAAGATTACCTGATTTTCACATAATCTAATTTCAttgatttaatattttacatacaaAATGTACCGCTTTAAATTTCTCAATAATATTTGCCTTTGAATAAAGTTACCGTATTAAAATCAGTTTGTTGCAGAGGCTGATATTTGTTTCAGAATGTTCTGAGATTTATTCTTCATAATTCTTTTTACAGCATTTATTACTTCCTTATTTCTTAAACTATAAATAAAaggatttaataaaggaattACTTGAGTGTAAAACACAGCAACAGGTATATCTTTATCTTCTTCTTTGACTGAACTTGGTtgaacatacacaaaaattaaagaacCATAGAATATTGAGACAGAGATAAAGTGGGATGCACAAGTCGATAAAGCTTTACCTCTTCCCtctttggatttcattttgaaaatagtgAAGAGGATGTAAAAATAAGAGATTAGGACTATAGTAATAGTGAATATTAGAACTAACCCTGTAAATATGTGTACTATCAGTTTATTGATATAGGGGTCAGCACAAGAAAGCCTGTACAATGGAAAGACATCACAAAAAAAGTGACTGACTTCATGAGAGCCACAGAAAGTTAACCGAAACAGTAACCCAATGTGAATCATGGAATGCACATTTCCAGTTATGTAGGCCCATGTGGTCATCTGAATGCAGAGTTTCTTTGACATCCTCGTGTGGTATTGCAGGGGGTTGCATATTGCTACATACCTGTCATAGGCCATTGCTGCCAGGAGAAAGCAGTCCACAGTTTCAGCAaagcagaaaaagtaaaattgtgCCATGCATTCATAGAGGGATATTGTTCCATCTTCCAAAAAGAAGTTTTCTAACATCTTAGGGGTAACAGCACAGGAACAGCAGGAATCCATTAGAGCCAGGTTACCCAGAAAGATATACATTGCTGTGTGAAGACGATGCTCCATATAGATCAGTGCCACCAAACCAAGATTCCCCACCATGGTGATCAGATAGATGACAAAGAACACTACAAACAGAAGGGGCTTCAGCTCTGGTTGATCC from Choloepus didactylus isolate mChoDid1 chromosome 1, mChoDid1.pri, whole genome shotgun sequence harbors:
- the LOC119532431 gene encoding olfactory receptor 5K1-like, giving the protein MEMTEHNYSMTTEFTLTGFMDQPELKPLLFVVFFVIYLITMVGNLGLVALIYMEHRLHTAMYIFLGNLALMDSCCSCAVTPKMLENFFLEDGTISLYECMAQFYFFCFAETVDCFLLAAMAYDRYVAICNPLQYHTRMSKKLCIQMTTWAYITGNVHSMIHIGLLFRLTFCGSHEVSHFFCDVFPLYRLSCADPYINKLIVHIFTGLVLIFTITIVLISYFYILFTIFKMKSKEGRGKALSTCASHFISVSIFYGSLIFVYVQPSSVKEEDKDIPVAVFYTQVIPLLNPFIYSLRNKEVINAVKRIMKNKSQNILKQISASATN